AATGGGCGCAATACTTTCAGGAGCAACTAATATGACTATAAGTAAAAGAATTCCAAATCCGTATAAATACCAAGAAAGCCTCCTATATTGATAACCATCGAAAAGGATTGTAATGGAAATGATGGCGGCTCCAACTACATACCAAAATGTTTGTTTGGCTAAGAAATTTTCATCGTATTGTCCAGCACTTTGTGCACTATAAATTCCTACACAGCTAACAAGGAAAAAGAGAAACAGAATTAATGTTAACGTCCAATCAAAGCGATCTACTTTTTTTGTGAAATTGTCCATATGCCACACCCAATTTTATCTGTTTGTATAGTGATATGCTAACAAAGAAAAGATTTGGTAACAATATATTTAGGAAAATTATTACAAGATGTTAACTATTATGACGAATCTGCTAGAGAATAGGTTTCAAAAAAATAAAGCACGATTTTAAGACCGTGCTTACAGAAGATAATTAAGGAACATCGATGCAATTCCAAAGTACGTGAGCAGTGAAAAAATATCATTAATCGTCGTAATTAATGGGCCAGAAGCGACGGCAGGGTCTATATTTAAACGGAATAATATGAGCGGGATAATGGTACCAGCCATGGTGCCAATAATGAGTGTAAAGAAAAGGGAAACACCGACGACTGCACCTAAGATCAAGCTCCCCTGCCAAATATAGGCAATGATTGAAATGAGGATCGCGCAGGTAACGCCAATTGTCACTCCAACACCGAGTTCCCGCAAAACTAAGCGAGCAATGACGCCTTTATCTATATCGTGTGAAATAAGGCCTCTTACGACTACTGCAAGTGATTGAGTACCGGTATTCCCCGTCATCCCAGCAATCATTGGCATGAAAAAGGCAATAGCGACGACCTGATCCAATGTGTTTTCAAAACTGCTGATAATGCTCCCGGATATGAGTCCAATAAATAATAGCAAAATAAGCCATGGAAGCCTTCTGGCTGCAGCCACAAGTGTTTTTGTATCAAAGTCGATGGATTTCCCAGAGGCTGATAATTTTTCAATATCCTCATTTGCTTCCTTAATGACGACATCAATGATATCATCAACTGTTACAATACCAACCAGCACATTTTCTTCATCCACTACCGGGATAGCAAGGAAATCGTATCGTTCCGTCATTCGGGCTACTACTTCTTGGTCGGTGGTGACAGAAACTGAAATGACACGTTCATACATAATACTATTAATTTTTTCATTAAGATCTGCCATCAGTAAATCTCGATAGGAAACAACACCGACAAGCTTCCTCTCTTCATCAACAACGTAGAGGTAGTTAATCGATTCAGCAAACTCCGCAAACGTTTTTAACTTATCAACAGCTTCTCTGACATTATAATAACTTCGAATCCACACAAATCGATTGGTCATCATTCTTCCAGCAGTTTCAGGTGGATAATTCATGATATTGGTTACCGCTTTAGACTCCTCTACCTTCATACCAGAGAGCAGTGACTCTTTTTTCTCTGGTGATAATTCATCCAGGAGTAAGGCTAAATCATCATTGTCCATTAAATCAAGGACTTTGCTGGATTTCTCAATTCCAAGTTTATTTAATACTTCAAGCTGTTCTTCTTTTTCAAGCTCCTGCATTAAGTCAGCAAGTACGTCAAAATTTAAGAATAAAAGAAATCGAAGTTTATGCTTTTCCGGTAAATCCTCGTATATCTTTGCCGTGTCATATGGCTGTAATTCTTCGAGAATTTTTATAAAGTCAGTCTTTTTGTTTTCTTTTAGTAATTTAATAATATGGAGAGTTATTTCATCCTGTGTCATATCTTTAATCATTGTATACGCTCCTTTCTAACGGTGCGTTTTTACACTCTATACAAGTATGTTAGAAAATGATTTGTTGATAATATGCCAATACTAGTAAGGAGTTTAAAAATAGTATGTGTTATTCGTAAAATAATCAAGCTAACTGTTTCAAAAGTATCACAAAAACCTTTAGAATTGTAAAAGAATTGAAATAAGCTATTTGGACTATTAATGATAAAATGATGAAGAATTGGTTTAGATTTGTGAGCATTTTTATGTAGTACGTTCTAACTCATTATAATAGATTTTATTTTTCCTGATCGGAGGAGTTTGGCTTTGAAAAAGCATCATCCAGACATACGCGATCTCGTATATGTCCATCTAAATCAAAATGATCAGTATGTACTGTCCTACGGTATCGAATTTGCCGAATTTGCTGCTGCTTTTTCCGGTGCTTTAAATCCGCTGCTATTATTAAAGCACCATTTTGAAGATGGTGACTTTAATATGCATACACTGCTCGAATATTGTCCTGAGGATAGAATCAAGAAGCTTGCTGACGAAGATATATACGGCTACGGAGACTTTTGCTGGATTGACTTTGTTGAAGAAGAAGGATTAAATGAACTCACAGGACAGGAAATAGCGGAATTGTTATATTTGGGTCACCAGAAGCAGCATTTAAAACTTCCCTTTTATAATAAGCTAGGTAATCGCTTTGTTTATTTAGCCCATGATGATGGTTTCTTTAATAAGACATATTATCGAAGCTTTAAGGATTTTTTTCAACTCTTAAGTCAAGCTCTTTCAAGTAAATTAGGAGAGTTAAAGCTTGAGAAATCAATCCTTGGAATTAGGAAAAAACGTCTATATCCACCGATAAATAAGGAAATTCTCCTATCTCTAACCCCTTTTATTAAGGAAGGTATCTGTATTTCCTTACGAGATGTGGATCATCAGCGAAGCAGGCTGGAAATCCCTATCTGGGTGATAGGCGACTTTGCCTCAATGGATGACATGTACGAGGAATATGAACAAATTTCTGGTGAAAACTGCCATGCAAAAATCATCTTTGATAAGAAAACAAAAGAATGGAAGCTTACCGTAATCTAATCTCTCCATTTAGGTGGGGAGATTTTATTTGTATAAGTAATTATAGGGAGTTTTTAACCAAGCTGTAGGTTTCATAAAATAATAAAAGTGATAAAATAAAATCGTGAAATGCGAAAATGGAGGTTTAGTATGAAAACAAAAATTGGTTTATTGTACGGGGGTAAATCCGCTGAACATAAAGTATCATTACAAACAGCACTTGCCGTTATAAAAGCGCTTGATCTTGAAA
This Neobacillus sp. YX16 DNA region includes the following protein-coding sequences:
- the mgtE gene encoding magnesium transporter, encoding MIKDMTQDEITLHIIKLLKENKKTDFIKILEELQPYDTAKIYEDLPEKHKLRFLLFLNFDVLADLMQELEKEEQLEVLNKLGIEKSSKVLDLMDNDDLALLLDELSPEKKESLLSGMKVEESKAVTNIMNYPPETAGRMMTNRFVWIRSYYNVREAVDKLKTFAEFAESINYLYVVDEERKLVGVVSYRDLLMADLNEKINSIMYERVISVSVTTDQEVVARMTERYDFLAIPVVDEENVLVGIVTVDDIIDVVIKEANEDIEKLSASGKSIDFDTKTLVAAARRLPWLILLLFIGLISGSIISSFENTLDQVVAIAFFMPMIAGMTGNTGTQSLAVVVRGLISHDIDKGVIARLVLRELGVGVTIGVTCAILISIIAYIWQGSLILGAVVGVSLFFTLIIGTMAGTIIPLILFRLNIDPAVASGPLITTINDIFSLLTYFGIASMFLNYLL